Proteins co-encoded in one Candidatus Krumholzibacteriota bacterium genomic window:
- the kdsA gene encoding 3-deoxy-8-phosphooctulonate synthase, which translates to MSSITIGDRIIDTERTPLLIAGPCALEDMDDALLIAARCRDEAQRHGFAYVFKSSYLKDNRSSVESYTGPGLERGLEMLERVGREVGVPLLTDVHCREEIGPVAGVCDVIQIPAFLVRQTRLVVAAAETGRAVNLKKGQFLSPEEMGLAVAKARAGGASEVIVTERGTMFGYHNLVVDFTGFERMRPFGAPVVFDATHSLQLPGGLGDRSGGRPGLARLLARAAAAAGCDGLFVETHPRPLACRCDAEAMLPLAELPVLLAEAARFFEAAGACRAGGGEETV; encoded by the coding sequence ATGTCCTCCATCACGATCGGCGACCGGATCATCGACACCGAGCGTACCCCGCTTCTCATCGCGGGACCCTGCGCGCTCGAGGACATGGACGACGCCCTCCTGATCGCCGCCCGGTGCCGCGACGAGGCACAGCGGCACGGATTCGCGTACGTCTTCAAATCGAGCTACCTCAAGGACAACCGCTCCTCGGTCGAGTCCTACACGGGGCCCGGTCTCGAGCGGGGCCTCGAGATGCTCGAGCGCGTGGGGCGGGAAGTCGGCGTTCCCCTCCTCACGGACGTCCACTGCCGCGAGGAGATCGGACCGGTCGCCGGCGTCTGCGACGTCATCCAGATCCCGGCCTTTCTCGTCCGGCAGACGCGGCTCGTCGTCGCCGCTGCGGAGACGGGACGGGCGGTGAACCTCAAGAAGGGCCAGTTCCTCTCCCCCGAGGAGATGGGGCTCGCCGTCGCGAAGGCGAGGGCGGGCGGGGCGTCCGAGGTCATCGTCACCGAGCGCGGGACGATGTTCGGCTACCACAACCTCGTCGTCGATTTCACCGGGTTCGAGCGGATGCGGCCCTTCGGCGCCCCGGTCGTCTTCGACGCCACGCATTCGCTCCAGCTCCCCGGCGGACTCGGCGACCGCAGCGGCGGCCGCCCCGGCCTCGCGCGGCTGCTCGCCCGCGCGGCGGCGGCCGCCGGCTGCGACGGCCTCTTCGTCGAGACGCACCCGCGCCCGCTCGCCTGCCGCTGCGACGCCGAGGCGATGCTGCCCCTGGCCGAGCTGCCCGTTCTCCTGGCGGAGGCGGCCCGCTTCTTCGAGGCGGCCGGGGCCTGCCGCGCCGGCGGCGGGGAGGAAACGGTATGA
- the rpoN gene encoding RNA polymerase factor sigma-54: MEMKVGLNVQMRQQLVMTPRLQQALKLLQMPTLELQQVLKQEIIQNPLLEEVDDVQEMMEDEAKEEEKEKDEEDEEKIDWDEYFETGFGLGSGFAEEEEREDFLERVPVARQTFADFLMSQLRLVTEDEQTLRIGEYIIGSLDDSGYLTCSLEDIARTFDVPVEDAERVLFVIQAFDPPGVGARDLKECLMIQLTARGLEDTLAARVVSEYFEEFKQKKYLDLSKKLKISLKEVQAQAEIIGTLNPKPGLDVIAEGPKYVIPDLIVERVGEKYIVMLNDRNVPRLRISQSYRSELENNPQISKETQEFIQGRLKNAKWLIQTIEQRRRTMIKVMETIVDEQREFFEKGTSCLRPLTLQQVASRINMHESTVSRVTTNKYVQTPRGVYELKYFFSSSLSTEGGEEVSAKSAKLRIKQIIEKEDTKKPYSDQKIADILKQDGLIIARRTVAKYREQEGILPARHRKQY, from the coding sequence ATGGAAATGAAAGTCGGCCTCAACGTCCAGATGCGGCAGCAGCTCGTCATGACGCCGCGACTGCAGCAGGCCCTCAAGCTGCTGCAGATGCCCACCCTCGAGTTGCAGCAGGTGCTCAAGCAGGAGATCATCCAGAATCCCCTTCTCGAGGAAGTGGACGACGTCCAGGAGATGATGGAGGACGAGGCGAAGGAGGAGGAGAAGGAGAAGGACGAGGAAGACGAGGAGAAGATCGACTGGGACGAGTATTTCGAGACCGGTTTCGGGCTGGGCAGCGGCTTCGCCGAGGAGGAGGAGCGCGAGGACTTCCTCGAGCGCGTGCCGGTGGCGAGGCAGACCTTCGCCGACTTCCTCATGAGCCAGCTCCGGCTGGTTACCGAGGACGAGCAGACGCTCCGGATCGGCGAGTACATCATCGGGAGCCTCGACGATTCGGGGTATCTCACCTGCTCCCTCGAGGACATCGCCCGCACGTTCGACGTTCCCGTCGAGGACGCCGAGCGGGTGCTCTTCGTGATCCAGGCGTTCGATCCGCCGGGCGTGGGCGCGCGCGATCTGAAGGAATGCCTGATGATACAGCTCACCGCCCGCGGCCTCGAGGACACCCTCGCCGCCCGCGTCGTCTCGGAGTACTTCGAGGAGTTCAAGCAGAAGAAGTACCTGGATCTGAGCAAGAAGCTCAAGATCTCGCTGAAGGAGGTCCAGGCCCAGGCGGAGATCATCGGCACGCTCAATCCGAAACCGGGCCTCGACGTCATCGCCGAGGGGCCGAAGTACGTCATCCCCGATCTCATCGTCGAGCGGGTCGGCGAGAAGTACATCGTAATGCTCAACGACCGCAACGTGCCGCGGCTCCGCATCAGCCAGTCCTACCGGAGCGAGCTCGAGAACAACCCGCAGATCAGCAAGGAGACGCAGGAGTTCATCCAGGGGCGTCTCAAGAACGCGAAGTGGCTGATCCAGACGATCGAGCAGCGCCGCCGCACGATGATCAAGGTGATGGAGACGATCGTCGACGAGCAGCGGGAGTTCTTCGAGAAGGGGACGAGTTGCCTCAGGCCGCTCACGCTGCAGCAGGTGGCGAGCCGGATCAACATGCACGAATCGACCGTTTCGCGCGTGACGACGAACAAGTACGTGCAGACGCCGCGTGGCGTCTACGAGCTGAAGTACTTCTTCTCCTCGAGCCTCTCGACGGAGGGAGGCGAGGAGGTCTCGGCCAAGAGTGCGAAGCTGCGGATAAAGCAGATCATCGAGAAGGAGGATACGAAGAAACCATACAGCGACCAGAAGATCGCGGACATCCTCAAGCAGGATGGCCTGATCATCGCGCGGCGCACCGTCGCGAAGTACCGCGAGCAGGAAGGCATTCTTCCCGCGCGGCACCGGAAGCAGTACTAG
- a CDS encoding PTS sugar transporter subunit IIB, protein MIELLRIDDRLIHAQVVIGWGRVMNPDRIVVADDEVAASEWERNLYGTAVPSDIKVSILSLEETARRAAGGVFDKEKVILLVREPGSVLALVDLGLPVELVNVGGLHYAEGKEKIMDDVYLDAEERRAMRELVKRGIRLEAQALPDRDPVVLNSRVV, encoded by the coding sequence ATGATCGAGCTCCTGCGCATCGACGACCGCCTCATCCACGCGCAGGTCGTGATCGGCTGGGGGCGCGTGATGAACCCCGACCGGATCGTCGTCGCCGACGACGAGGTCGCGGCGAGCGAGTGGGAACGGAACCTGTACGGGACGGCCGTGCCTTCCGACATCAAGGTCTCGATCCTTTCCCTCGAGGAGACCGCACGGCGGGCGGCGGGGGGCGTCTTCGACAAGGAGAAGGTGATCCTGCTCGTCCGCGAGCCGGGGAGCGTTCTCGCCCTCGTCGACCTGGGCCTTCCCGTCGAACTGGTCAACGTCGGCGGGCTCCACTACGCCGAGGGCAAGGAGAAGATCATGGACGACGTCTATCTCGACGCCGAGGAACGCCGGGCGATGCGGGAGCTCGTCAAGCGCGGGATCCGGCTCGAGGCGCAGGCGTTACCCGATCGCGATCCGGTGGTTTTGAACTCCCGGGTCGTCTGA
- the raiA gene encoding ribosome-associated translation inhibitor RaiA, which yields MKLTTTARHFDSSAELQDHITERLLRFKRYFEGILNVDVIMEVEKFRHIAEVHVHVNGHDFTAKEESEDMYTSIDEAAKSLERQIKKFKGKIIATHHKPRKSTRLLVQAETVFDSKSVDSDGGLEMIEQYALEIPDMVLEEAITTMTGGQENFLLFNNVKTGKLSLVYKRPDGHYGVIGPAAGEAD from the coding sequence ATGAAATTGACGACCACCGCGAGACATTTCGACTCGAGCGCCGAACTCCAGGACCATATCACGGAGCGGCTGTTGCGCTTCAAGCGCTATTTCGAGGGCATTCTCAACGTCGATGTCATCATGGAGGTGGAAAAGTTTCGTCATATCGCCGAGGTGCACGTTCACGTCAACGGGCACGATTTCACCGCGAAGGAAGAATCCGAGGACATGTACACCTCGATCGACGAGGCGGCGAAGAGCCTCGAGCGGCAGATAAAGAAGTTCAAGGGCAAGATCATCGCGACGCACCACAAGCCCCGGAAGTCGACCCGGCTCCTCGTGCAGGCCGAGACGGTCTTCGATTCGAAAAGCGTCGATTCGGACGGCGGCCTCGAGATGATCGAGCAGTACGCGCTCGAGATCCCCGACATGGTCCTCGAGGAGGCCATCACGACGATGACCGGGGGGCAGGAGAATTTTCTGCTGTTCAACAACGTCAAAACGGGTAAACTGAGCCTCGTCTACAAGCGTCCCGACGGGCATTACGGGGTCATCGGCCCCGCCGCCGGCGAGGCGGACTGA
- the hprK gene encoding HPr(Ser) kinase/phosphatase, which translates to MENEYTVRQFLEDSGADFDLELLTEVDTGPIGITVPDVHRPAFALTGFMANYLHNRIQLLGETEILFLRSLTGAEQREAFARLFSERLCCMIVTKGLDLPPDLLPMAEERGVPVLRTSMSTTPFIHSLTSHLESVFAPQTTVHGSLVDVYGVGLFFTGRSGIGKSEIVLDLVERGHRLVADDVVEIIRQGDVLMGRGKEHLLHFMEIRGLGIINVMDLFGIRAVRIQKRIEVVVHLEDWDPNKDWDRVGLEEQRHEILGVNVRQVTIPIYPGKNITVISETIALNHMLKVYGIDAAKRLDQTLMDMIESDRKTRRYLKHDTE; encoded by the coding sequence GTGGAGAACGAATACACGGTCCGGCAGTTCCTCGAGGATTCCGGAGCCGATTTCGACCTCGAGCTGCTCACCGAGGTGGATACCGGCCCGATCGGCATCACCGTGCCGGACGTCCATCGCCCCGCCTTCGCCCTGACCGGGTTCATGGCGAACTATCTCCACAACCGCATCCAGCTCCTCGGCGAGACGGAGATCCTCTTTCTCCGCTCCCTCACGGGTGCGGAGCAGCGGGAGGCCTTCGCGAGGCTCTTCTCCGAGCGACTCTGCTGCATGATCGTCACCAAGGGGCTCGACCTGCCCCCCGACCTGCTCCCGATGGCCGAGGAACGCGGCGTGCCGGTCCTCAGGACGTCGATGTCGACGACCCCCTTCATCCACAGCCTGACGAGCCATCTCGAGAGCGTGTTCGCTCCCCAGACGACCGTCCACGGCTCCCTCGTCGACGTCTACGGCGTGGGGCTCTTCTTCACCGGCAGGAGCGGGATCGGCAAGAGCGAGATCGTCCTCGATCTCGTCGAGCGCGGCCACCGGCTCGTCGCCGACGACGTCGTCGAGATCATCCGCCAGGGAGACGTGCTGATGGGGCGGGGCAAGGAGCACCTCCTGCACTTCATGGAGATCAGGGGGCTCGGCATCATCAACGTCATGGACCTCTTCGGCATCCGCGCCGTCCGCATCCAGAAGCGGATCGAGGTCGTCGTCCATCTCGAGGACTGGGACCCCAACAAGGACTGGGACCGGGTCGGGCTCGAGGAGCAGCGGCACGAGATACTCGGCGTCAACGTCCGCCAGGTGACGATACCGATCTATCCGGGAAAGAACATCACGGTGATCTCCGAGACGATCGCCCTCAATCACATGCTCAAGGTCTACGGCATCGACGCGGCGAAACGGCTCGACCAGACTCTGATGGACATGATCGAGAGCGACCGGAAGACGAGACGATACCTGAAACACGACACGGAATGA
- the lptC gene encoding LPS export ABC transporter periplasmic protein LptC — protein sequence MTTRRAIRGILIVAAALAVVSGCGRKDVEQTLGAVEIPDQEFADFTTTESDSGRVTWKLWAPRARVYNERNLLVTDEPRIEFYDEFGEVSSVLTAEKGEYNKVSHDLTALGDVVVTSREGYTLETETLVWVEKLGEIHTEDFVRFTKATDVLTGYGLRSDPDLDDVEILRDVKAFLRDEDGAVSREVDRETGETDE from the coding sequence ATGACGACAAGACGCGCCATACGGGGAATCCTGATCGTCGCCGCCGCCCTCGCGGTGGTGTCCGGCTGCGGGCGGAAGGACGTGGAGCAGACCCTCGGCGCGGTCGAGATCCCCGACCAGGAGTTCGCCGACTTCACGACGACCGAGAGCGACTCCGGGCGGGTGACCTGGAAGCTGTGGGCGCCGCGCGCGCGTGTCTACAACGAGCGCAATCTGCTCGTGACCGACGAGCCGCGGATCGAGTTCTACGACGAGTTCGGCGAGGTCTCCTCGGTGCTGACGGCCGAGAAGGGGGAGTACAACAAGGTCTCCCACGATCTGACCGCGCTGGGGGACGTCGTCGTCACCTCGCGGGAGGGATACACGCTGGAGACGGAGACCCTCGTCTGGGTCGAGAAGCTCGGCGAGATCCACACGGAGGATTTCGTCAGGTTCACGAAGGCAACGGACGTGCTGACCGGCTACGGGCTGCGCAGCGATCCGGATCTCGACGACGTCGAGATACTCCGCGACGTGAAGGCCTTCCTTCGCGACGAGGACGGGGCAGTGAGCCGGGAGGTCGACCGGGAGACGGGAGAGACGGATGAGTGA
- the lipA gene encoding lipoyl synthase codes for MASFTGSRRSERLPSWLRRPIPVIGQCSRIETVIRRHKLHTICREGLCPNRAECYSKGKVTFMILGDVCTRGCRFCSVRKGRPAPVEAGEPAALAEAARTLGLRHVIVTSVTRDDLPDGGAGHYAAVVRALRALDPAPVVEVLVPDFEGSRTSLETVLEAGPRILSHNMETVRRLYPAMRRGADYDRSLSLLAEVKRIDKEVFTKSSFMLGLGETEEELFGAMTDLRGADVDFTALGQYLRPGMEQEPVREYVHPERFARIERESYRMGFLEVTAGPLVRSSYQENDTGAAVSARTDVTPDVRRRIDS; via the coding sequence ATGGCTTCATTCACCGGTTCACGCCGCTCCGAGAGGCTCCCGTCCTGGCTGCGGCGCCCCATCCCGGTCATCGGTCAGTGCTCCCGCATCGAGACCGTCATCCGGAGACACAAGCTGCATACGATCTGCCGCGAGGGTCTCTGCCCGAACCGGGCGGAGTGCTACTCGAAGGGCAAGGTCACCTTCATGATCCTCGGAGACGTCTGTACCCGGGGCTGCCGGTTCTGCTCGGTGCGCAAGGGCCGCCCGGCGCCGGTCGAGGCGGGCGAGCCCGCGGCCCTCGCCGAGGCCGCCCGGACGCTCGGCCTCCGGCACGTGATCGTGACCTCGGTGACGCGGGACGATCTTCCCGACGGGGGAGCGGGCCACTACGCGGCGGTCGTCCGGGCCCTCCGGGCGCTGGATCCCGCGCCCGTCGTCGAGGTGCTCGTCCCCGATTTCGAGGGTTCGCGGACCTCGCTCGAGACCGTGCTCGAGGCCGGACCGCGCATCCTTTCCCACAACATGGAGACCGTGCGAAGACTCTATCCGGCGATGCGGCGCGGCGCCGATTACGATCGGTCGCTGTCGCTGCTCGCCGAGGTGAAACGGATCGACAAGGAGGTGTTCACCAAGTCGTCCTTCATGCTGGGCCTGGGCGAGACGGAGGAGGAGCTGTTCGGTGCGATGACGGATCTGCGCGGAGCGGACGTGGATTTCACGGCCCTCGGCCAGTATCTCCGTCCCGGCATGGAACAGGAACCGGTGCGCGAGTACGTGCACCCGGAACGCTTCGCCCGGATCGAACGCGAAAGTTATCGGATGGGATTTCTCGAGGTGACGGCGGGGCCCCTCGTGAGGAGCTCCTACCAGGAAAACGACACCGGGGCGGCCGTGTCGGCGAGGACCGATGTCACGCCGGACGTCCGCAGGAGGATTGATTCATGA
- the lptB gene encoding LPS export ABC transporter ATP-binding protein — protein sequence MAPDAGANGLACRGLVKVYGKRRVVDDVSIDVQRSEVVGLLGPNGAGKTTCFYMIVGMIRPDAGTVLLDGDPITGLPMYKRARRGIGYLPQEASVFRRLTVEQNLMAILETLPLASGERREKLEGLLAELNIEHLRDRQGYQLSGGERRRVEITRSLVTDPSFILLDEPFAGIDPIAVADLQEIVRKLRDRGLGVLITDHNVRETLSITNRAYIMYGGSIKRSGTADELASDPEVREIYLGEAFRL from the coding sequence ATGGCCCCGGACGCGGGGGCAAACGGACTCGCCTGCCGGGGGCTCGTCAAGGTGTACGGCAAGCGGCGCGTCGTCGACGATGTCTCGATCGACGTGCAGCGAAGCGAGGTGGTGGGGCTGCTCGGCCCGAACGGCGCGGGCAAGACCACCTGCTTCTACATGATCGTCGGGATGATCCGCCCCGATGCGGGGACGGTCTTGCTCGACGGCGATCCGATCACCGGCCTCCCGATGTACAAGCGTGCGAGACGGGGGATCGGCTATCTCCCCCAGGAGGCCTCGGTCTTCCGCCGGCTCACCGTCGAACAGAACCTCATGGCGATACTCGAGACCCTGCCGCTCGCGTCCGGCGAGCGCAGGGAAAAGCTCGAGGGGCTCCTCGCCGAGCTCAACATCGAGCATCTCCGCGACCGGCAGGGGTACCAGCTCTCCGGCGGCGAACGGCGGCGCGTCGAGATCACCCGGTCGCTCGTGACCGATCCGTCCTTCATCCTCCTCGACGAGCCCTTCGCGGGAATCGATCCGATCGCGGTCGCCGACCTGCAGGAGATCGTGCGGAAACTGCGCGATCGCGGCCTGGGCGTGCTGATCACCGACCACAACGTGCGGGAGACGTTGTCAATCACCAATAGAGCGTATATCATGTATGGAGGGAGCATCAAGCGCTCCGGAACCGCGGACGAGCTCGCATCGGACCCCGAAGTGAGAGAGATCTACCTCGGCGAGGCGTTCCGTCTGTAA
- a CDS encoding CTP synthase, with protein MSENTRYIFVTGGVVSSLGKGISGASLGLLLKQRGLNVVLQKFDPYINVDPGTMSPFQHGEVYVTDDGAETDLDLGHYERFIDRDLSQRSNVTTGQIYEAVINREREGGYLGRTVQVVPHITNEIKARIRLAAENGEKVDVVITEIGGTTGDIEGLPFLEAIRQFSLDVGRDRCLYIHLTLVPYIKAAGELKTKPTQHSVKGLREIGIQPDILICRTERPLAPEIRSKIALFCNVEERAVIEARDVASIYQVPLGFHKEHLDDIVCEKLKLETPPPDLEAWEKMVHRIYSATERVDIAVCGKYVHLVDAYKSIIESFIHAGATNDVHVNIRWVDSEQIEEKGAEAFLEDVHGILVPGGFGDRGIEGKIAAVRYAREKRIPFLGICLGLQVSVIEFARHVCGLEGAHSSEFEPDTAHPVIDLMLEQRSKSKMGGTMRLGSYPCVLKEGSLAQRLYGTTEIDERHRHRWEVNNDYRGTLEEHGLLVSGLSPDGDLVEMIELPDHPYFIASQFHPELKSRPQRPHPLFHGLVAAARELMEERDGSRKAAGALSGD; from the coding sequence TTGAGCGAGAACACCAGGTACATCTTCGTGACGGGCGGGGTGGTGTCCTCTCTCGGAAAAGGGATCTCCGGCGCGTCTCTCGGGCTGCTCCTCAAGCAGCGCGGCCTCAACGTCGTCCTGCAGAAGTTCGATCCGTACATCAACGTCGACCCGGGGACGATGAGCCCCTTCCAGCACGGCGAGGTCTACGTCACCGACGACGGCGCCGAGACCGATCTCGACCTCGGCCACTACGAGCGCTTCATCGACCGCGACCTCAGCCAGCGATCGAACGTGACGACCGGCCAGATCTACGAGGCCGTGATCAACCGCGAGCGCGAGGGAGGCTACCTCGGCCGCACCGTCCAGGTCGTTCCGCACATCACGAACGAGATCAAGGCGCGGATCCGCCTCGCCGCCGAGAACGGCGAGAAGGTCGACGTCGTCATCACCGAGATCGGCGGCACCACGGGGGATATCGAGGGGCTGCCCTTCCTCGAGGCGATCCGGCAGTTCTCGCTCGACGTCGGCCGCGACCGGTGCCTCTACATCCACCTGACCCTCGTGCCCTACATCAAGGCGGCGGGGGAGCTCAAGACCAAGCCGACCCAGCACAGCGTCAAGGGCCTCCGCGAGATCGGCATCCAGCCCGATATCCTGATCTGCCGCACCGAGCGTCCGCTGGCTCCCGAGATCCGCAGCAAGATCGCCCTCTTCTGCAACGTCGAGGAGCGGGCCGTCATCGAGGCGCGCGACGTCGCGTCGATCTACCAGGTGCCGCTCGGCTTCCACAAGGAGCATCTCGACGACATCGTCTGCGAGAAGCTCAAACTCGAGACGCCGCCGCCCGACCTCGAGGCGTGGGAGAAGATGGTGCACCGCATCTACTCGGCGACCGAGCGGGTCGACATCGCGGTCTGCGGGAAGTACGTCCACCTCGTCGACGCCTACAAGAGCATCATCGAGTCCTTCATCCACGCGGGCGCCACGAACGACGTGCACGTCAACATCCGCTGGGTCGATTCCGAGCAGATCGAGGAGAAGGGGGCGGAGGCCTTCCTCGAGGACGTCCACGGCATCCTCGTTCCCGGCGGCTTCGGCGACCGCGGGATCGAGGGGAAGATCGCCGCGGTCCGCTACGCCCGGGAGAAGCGGATACCGTTTCTCGGCATCTGCCTCGGGCTGCAGGTGTCGGTGATCGAGTTCGCGCGCCACGTCTGCGGGCTCGAGGGGGCGCACAGCTCGGAATTCGAGCCCGACACGGCGCACCCCGTCATCGACCTGATGCTCGAGCAGCGGAGCAAGTCGAAGATGGGCGGAACGATGCGCCTCGGGTCGTATCCCTGCGTCCTCAAGGAGGGTTCTCTCGCCCAGCGCCTCTACGGGACGACGGAGATCGACGAGCGCCACCGCCACCGCTGGGAGGTCAACAACGACTACCGCGGGACGCTCGAGGAGCACGGCCTGCTCGTCTCGGGCCTCTCGCCCGACGGCGATCTCGTCGAAATGATCGAGCTCCCCGACCATCCCTACTTCATCGCCTCGCAATTCCACCCCGAACTCAAGTCCCGGCCGCAGCGGCCCCATCCGCTCTTCCACGGCCTCGTCGCCGCCGCCAGGGAACTCATGGAGGAGCGGGACGGCAGCCGCAAGGCGGCGGGCGCCCTCTCCGGCGACTGA
- a CDS encoding KpsF/GutQ family sugar-phosphate isomerase produces the protein MTDTKRGRATSKSAESGGGDIAAVGRETVENEIGGLRSLLAGIGTDFERAVRLVLECRGKTIVCGIGKSGIVARKIAATLSSTGTPSVYLHPVEAMHGDMGMVTADDVFLAVSKSGNNEEITRLLPHIRSLDVKMISITAAANAVLARESDVALLTHVDREACPMDIVPTTSTTAAMVLGDALAVAVFRLRDFSEEDFAKLHPSGVLGKRLILTVAELMHAGDDMPLVSMETTLKEALFVIAGKRLGCAGVADPEGRLAGIVTDGDLKRILMKNPAALEEPVGGLMTPGPRTTTAGTLAVEALRDMELGGSGPVTQLFVLDANGRPVGVIHIHDIVRAGLR, from the coding sequence ATGACGGACACGAAACGCGGCCGGGCGACGTCGAAAAGCGCGGAAAGCGGCGGCGGGGATATCGCGGCCGTCGGGCGCGAGACGGTCGAGAACGAGATCGGGGGCCTCCGCTCGCTTCTCGCCGGGATCGGGACGGACTTCGAGCGCGCCGTCCGGCTCGTCCTCGAATGCCGGGGCAAGACGATCGTCTGCGGGATCGGCAAGTCGGGGATCGTCGCCCGGAAGATCGCCGCCACGCTGAGCTCCACCGGCACCCCGTCGGTCTACCTGCACCCCGTCGAGGCGATGCATGGCGACATGGGGATGGTCACCGCCGACGACGTCTTCCTCGCCGTCTCGAAGAGCGGCAACAACGAGGAGATCACCCGTCTCCTGCCCCATATCCGCTCCCTCGACGTCAAGATGATCTCGATCACCGCCGCGGCAAACGCCGTTCTCGCCCGGGAGAGCGACGTCGCGCTCCTCACGCACGTCGACCGGGAGGCGTGCCCGATGGACATCGTGCCGACGACGAGCACGACGGCGGCGATGGTCCTCGGCGACGCGCTCGCCGTCGCCGTCTTCCGCCTGCGTGATTTCAGCGAGGAGGATTTCGCGAAGCTCCATCCGAGCGGCGTCCTCGGCAAGCGCCTGATCCTCACCGTCGCCGAGCTGATGCACGCCGGCGACGACATGCCGCTCGTCTCGATGGAGACCACCCTCAAGGAGGCGCTCTTCGTGATCGCCGGAAAGCGCCTCGGGTGCGCCGGCGTCGCGGACCCGGAGGGCCGCCTCGCCGGGATCGTCACCGACGGCGATCTCAAGCGCATCCTCATGAAGAATCCCGCGGCGCTCGAGGAGCCGGTCGGCGGACTCATGACGCCCGGCCCCCGGACGACGACCGCCGGCACGCTCGCCGTCGAGGCGCTGCGGGACATGGAACTCGGCGGTTCCGGACCGGTCACGCAGCTCTTCGTCCTCGACGCGAACGGCCGTCCGGTGGGCGTCATCCACATCCACGACATCGTCCGCGCCGGCCTCCGGTAG